In Lodderomyces elongisporus chromosome 1, complete sequence, a genomic segment contains:
- a CDS encoding uncharacterized protein (BUSCO:EOG09263D2P) has product MPDYSAYDVADLDVPSSVHSSHDLSLPSIPTYTDAADGTLVIMIVRAKHLPNRRKLDKQSPYVIVRLGVEAKKTKADFRAGQTPEWTHEVRFQLTRERKPILKVDILDETNGDPTPIGNCEIDASIVFRHPDSTTKGKHIYDNWYDLTCAGKRAGMVYLEMTFYASAPVLPPKIPSQEHVYNHKQHSYRGGHELGNEYGNGKGSGNGRYGDENMNGSFEIDSDVHFAHPETHAPITNDVFVSSENSQTSKRSSLFSKTNQLFKLPTAGDGSVSSHDRDDEVVINVTGPGDGRKSPTKFGAKFSKLKNKLNVKQWGSEPQHLSAFMNNGIKRDLSPISAYGSSDIDKLEEEMSSGRHEYGNRTPYADCNFQQVNLASHGDDDANAVAAYADAADNNMKYRSPSPLSPPPPPQHSISPAKSMHSISSTKPLPKPPVSRKPPPSSASLPSMPNFDHKDSTAIPFSADSVGLDDESDSLPTKVFMLNEQVKSLSTSANQFSSPERISKDEIDPKYYAPTPSEHFSQSGNRFANGIDKRDLEIDKRTKKTGYIGNGMFSPSVFQKASGVNGVTRIGGSNGNGNGNIYNQNNVNSNLYKYRPKNIYDESDDDDDDYIQKPAVPPKIPKGLTEKEYFALEKEKYLRDLQGRRA; this is encoded by the coding sequence ATGCCAGATTACCTGGCCTACGACGTAGCAGACCTTGACGTGCCCAGCTCAGTCCACTCGAGCCATGATCTTTCTCTTCCGAGTATCCCCACATATACTGATGCCGCCGATGGAACATTGGTGATTATGATTGTGCGAGCCAAACATCTCCCCAATCGAAGGAAACTCGATAAGCAATCACCATACGTCATTGTCAGATTAGGTGTCGAGGCAAAGAAGACCAAGGCTGATTTTAGAGCTGGCCAAACACCCGAGTGGACGCACGAGGTGAGATTTCAATTAACACGAGAGCGAAAACCGATCTTGAAAGTCGATATCCTAGATGAAACTAATGGAGATCCTACGCCAATCGGCAATTGTGAAATAGATGCACTGATAGTTTTTCGACACCCAGATAGTACAACAAAAGGCAAGCACATTTATGATAATTGGTACGACTTGACATGTGCTGGAAAGAGGGCAGGAATGGTGTATCTTGAGATGACGTTTTACGCAAGTGCTCCGGTTTTACCACCAAAGATTCCATCTCAGGAACATGTTTATAATCATAAGCAGCATAGCTATCGTGGTGGCCACGAGCTTGGTAACGAGTATGGCAATGGAAAAGGTAGCGGAAATGGTCGTTATGGCGATGAAAACATGAATGGAAGCTTTGAGATCGATTCCGATGTTCACTTTGCGCATCCAGAAACACATGCACCAATCACAAACGATGTCTTTGTTTCACTGGAAAATTcacaaacaagcaaacgTTCCTCGCTTTTTCTGAAGACCAATCAATTGTTTAAACTACCAACAGCTGGAGATGGAAGCGTCTCTAGCCACGATAGGGATGACGAAGTAGTGATTAATGTAACTGGTCCTGGAgatggaagaaaaagccCGACAAAGTTTGGTGCCAAATTTTCAAAGCTCAAGAATAAACTCAACGTTAAACAATGGGGAAGCGAGCCACAGCACTTGAGTGCTTTTATGAATAATGGGATCAAACGGGATCTCTCTCCAATTAGCGCATATGGGTCTAGCGATATAGACAAACTAGAGGAGGAGATGTCAAGCGGACGTCATGAATATGGCAACCGTACTCCATATGCTGATTGCAATTTTCAACAAGTCAATCTTGCTTCtcatggtgatgatgatgctaatgctgttgctgcttatgctgatgctgctgATAATAACATGAAATATCGATCACCAAGCCCGTTAAGTCCACCACCCCCGCCACAGCATAGTATCTCGCCGGCAAAGTCAATGCACAGtatttcatcaacaaaaccACTTCCAAAACCACCTGTATCAAGAAagccaccaccatcatcagcTTCACTACCACTGATGCCCAACTTTGATCATAAAGATAGTACAGCAATTCCTTTCTCAGCTGACTCTGTTGGGCTAGATGATGAATCTGATCTGCTACCCACCAAAGTATTTATGCTTAACGAGCAAGTAAAATCCCTTAGCACTAGCGCTAATCAATTTTCGTCTCCCGAGCGTATTAGCAAGGATGAGATTGATCCCAAATATTATGCACCAACCCCTAGCGAGCATTTTAGTCAGAGTGGTAACCGATTTGCCAATGGGATCGACAAACGCGATTTGGAAATTGATAAGCGGACGAAAAAGACTGGATATATTGGCAATGGAATGTTTAGTCCTAGCGTATTTCAAAAAGCTAGCGGAGTGAATGGAGTAACCAGAATAGGTGGCAGCAATGGCAATGGTAATGGCAATATTTATAACCAAAACAATGTTAACAGTAATCTTTACAAATACCGACCCAAAAACATTTACGATGAAAgcgacgacgacgatgatgattatATACAAAAGCCAGCTGTACCACCAAAGATACCGAAGGGATTAACTGAGAAAGAGTATTTTGCTCtagaaaaggagaaataTCTTCGAGATCTTCAAGGCAGGCGCGCATAG
- a CDS encoding uncharacterized protein (BUSCO:EOG0926505R) — MSDLNIFITSDLTSSERRISPQWNLHYLKQRLEQITGVEPRNQVLQYFPNKYSNEFHKISHNDSGIRDEDVLLSSLGLKDYSRIHVIDSDPYSTTNQLTNESSPSNIPLAPGSSSNGAPVEGEFQLSEEEYKRRANSVLNWKAQNKLGRFNPEYQTLQAQQQAKDREALANIHVGDRCRVINISGERRGVVKYTGKIEVLDNGEKEWVGIEFDEPVGKNSGNIGTIQVFDCRPGHGSFVKPTTVEVGDFPELDPFDDMDDSDEEL; from the coding sequence ATGAGTGACCTTAATATCTTTATCACGTCAGATTTAACGTCATCGGAGAGACGCATCTCGCCTCAATGGAATCTTCACTACCTCAAACAAAGACTAGAACAAATCACAGGTGTTGAGCCGAGAAACCAAGTTTTGCAATATTTCCCAAACAAATATTCTAACGAGTTTCATAAGATACTGCATAATGATTCTGGTATTCGAGATGAGGATGttttattatcatcattggGATTGAAAGATTACAGCAGAATCCATGTGATTGATTCCGACCCATACTCAACTACAAACCAGCTTACTAATGAGTCATCTCCTTCCAACATACCTCTCGCGCCAGGTTCGTCGAGCAATGGCGCACCAGTTGAGGGCGAGTTCCAGCTatcagaagaagaatacaAGAGACGAGCCAATTCTGTTTTGAATTGGAAAGCGCAGAACAAACTAGGCCGGTTCAACCCGGAGTACCAAACATTGCAGGCACAACAACAGGCCAAGGACCGAGAAGCATTGGCCAACATCCATGTTGGGGATCGATGCAGAGTTATCAATATTTCAGGGGAGAGAAGAGGGGTAGTGAAATATACCGGGAAAATCGAAGTTTTGGATAATGGAGAAAAGGAGTGGGTAGGGATAGAATTTGATGAACCTGTAGGAAAGAATAGTGGAAACATTGGAACAATTCAAGTATTTGATTGCCGACCGGGACATGGAAGTTTTGTTAAACCTACCACCGTTGAAGTTGGCGATTTCCCAGAATTAGATCCATTTGATGATATGGACGATCTGGATGAGGAGTTGTGA
- the RPC31 gene encoding DNA-directed RNA polymerase III subunit C31, with translation MSFRGGGNRGGGNRVLLPFGLDYADILQSSETTEKPQYILPVNSEPSENEKLAAKQAINFAKLMSEGPFYTGDLDSARIATTATNKNAMAHSAKEKIQDEEAKNQLHNVSEDGIQRYSDKYKKRKKTARTIEEHPYQLQFFPEELYSVMGVSSKQKKLLSLSKFKSGGGLREFLSSEKHESMKEEEKLKALKEQMLNQVGADDDEGDRKEDKDEHSEPESVDDEFDDEDDDDYNAEKYFDDGDDDMGDDGGDDDEAAF, from the coding sequence ATGTCATTTAGAGGAGGCGGAAACAGAGGTGGAGGAAATAGAGTCCTACTACCGTTTGGACTCGATTACGCAGATATTTTGCAAAGCTCGGAAACGACAGAAAAACCACAGTACATCCTTCCTGTCAATAGCGAACCAtctgaaaatgaaaaactaGCGGCAAAACAAGCTATCAATTTTGCCAAATTGATGTCTGAGGGTCCTTTTTATACCGGGGATTTGGACCTGGCGAGAATAGctacaactgcaacaaacAAGAATGCAATGGCGCATTCggcaaaggaaaagatcCAAGATGAAGAAGCCAAGAATCAGTTGCATAATGTAAGTGAAGACGGTATACAACGATATTCAGATAaatataagaaaagaaagaaaactgCCCGAACTATTGAAGAACATCCTTACCAGTTGCAATTCTTCCCCGAAGAGCTATACCTGGTTATGGGAGTCTCTAgtaagcaaaaaaagttaTTGTCGCTATCGAAATTCAAATCTGGCGGTGGCTTACGAGAATTCTTGTCTTCGGAAAAGCATGAGAGTatgaaagaagaggaaaagttAAAAGCATTGAAAGAACAAATGTTGAACCAAGTTGGAGCAGACGATGACGAGGGTGATAGAAAGGAAGACAAGGATGAGCATAGCGAGCCAGAAAGTGTTGATGACgaatttgatgatgaagatgatgatgactaCAATGCCGAAAAATATTTCGACGACGGAGATGACGATATGGGTGATGATGGAGgtgacgatgatgaagcAGCGTTTTAA
- the RPD3_1 gene encoding histone deacetylase — MYVELPFDELKVGTSKRRVAYFYDQDVGNYFYGTGHCMKPHRIRMTHSLIMNYELYKKMEIYRAEPATNLELTQFHSDEYIDFIDRVTPDNLHLFPREAQIFNVGEDCPVFDGLNEFCKISCGGSMEGAARLNNGDADVAINYAGGLHHAKKSEASGFCYTNDIVLAIIELLRKHPRVLYIDTDVHHGDGVEEAFYTNDRVMTCSFHKFGEFFPGTGNVGDIGIGKGKYYSVNVPLRDGIDDASYKSIFEPIISKIVEWYQPSAIVLQCGGDSLSGDRLGPFNLSMRGHANCVNFVRSLGLPMMVLGGGGYTIRNVARTWAFETGICNGVLLPKELPYNGYYEYYAPTFELDVRSSNMNNANSKEYLDKILTQIVTNLDHTKHAPSVQMQDVPMDKEDLGDVYEDAAKAIDTKGGSQMQRDKTIENGNEFYSDESKDVEERNIAVHDTSLASHNATSNQNNQAGNSGAMNGATDNTTDVQEVAAAESRKDNEHAAILFEEEKAEIDELNRVHDQQDQEMAD, encoded by the coding sequence ATGTACGTTGAACTACCCTTTGATGAATTAAAAGTGGGTACTTCGAAACGACGGGTAGCTTACTTTTACGATCAGGATGTTGGTAATTACTTCTATGGTACTGGACATTGTATGAAACCACACCGAATAAGAATGACGCATTCATTGATTATGAATTACGAACTATACAAGAAGATGGAGATTTATCGAGCTGAGCCAGCTACAAATTTGGAGCTCACCCAGTTCCATAGCGACGAGTATATCGATTTTATTGATCGTGTTACGCCAGACAATCTACACTTGTTTCCTCGAGAAGCACAGATATTCAATGTTGGAGAGGATTGTCCAGTGTTTGATGGGTTGAACGAATTTTGTAAGATATCGTGCGGTGGTTCAATGGAAGGCGCTGCAAGATTAAACAATGGCGACGCCGATGTGGCAATAAATTATGCTGGTGGTTTGCATCATGCTAAAAAGTCGGAAGCTTCGGGGTTTTGCTACACAAATGATATTGTTCTAGCGATTATCGAATTGCTTCGTAAGCATCCAAGAGTATTGTACATCGATACTGATGTTCACCatggtgatggtgttgAGGAAGCTTTCTACACAAATGACCGAGTGATGACTTGTTCGTTCCATAAATTTGGTGAGTTTTTCCCCGGTACCGGTAATGTAGGTGATATTGGTATAGGTAAAGGGAAGTACTATTCAGTTAATGTACCCTTGAGAGATGGAATTGATGATGCATCTTATAAATCAATATTTGAGCCCATAATACTGAAGATTGTTGAGTGGTACCAGCCATCAGCTATTGTTTTGCAGTGTGGAGGTGACTCATTGAGCGGAGACAGGTTGGGTCCTTTCAACTTGTCAATGAGAGGACACGCAAATTGTGTCAATTTTGTGCGTTCTTTGGGGCTTCCAATGATGGTACTTGGTGGAGGTGGGTATACTATAAGAAATGTAGCTCGAACATGGGCATTTGAGACTGGTATTTGCAATGGTGTGCTTTTGCCGAAGGAACTACCATACAATGGCTATTATGAGTATTACGCGCCCACGTTTGAACTCGATGTTCGATCATCGAATATGAATAATGCAAACTCAAAAGAGTACTTGGATAAGATACTTACTCAAATTGTAACCAATCTCGATCATACGAAGCATGCACCTTCGGTGCAAATGCAAGATGTCCCCATGGACAAGGAAGATCTTGGTGATGTGTATGAAGACGCGGCAAAAGCGATTGACACAAAAGGAGGATCACAAATGCAAAGAGataaaacaattgaaaatggaaatgaatTCTACAGCGATGAGCTGAAGGATGTCGAGGAACGCAACATTGCTGTGCATGATACGTCTTTGGCGTCACACAATGCAACGTCGAATCAGAATAATCAAGCTGGCAATTCTGGTGCTATGAATGGTGCCACGGACAATACCACTGACGTTCAAGAAGTTGCAGCTGCAGAATCCCGTAAAGACAATGAACATGCAGCTATAttgtttgaagaagaaaaagcgGAAATAGACGAATTGAATAGGGTCCATGATCAGCAAGATCAGGAGATGGCAGACTAA
- the RRP9 gene encoding pre-rRNA processing protein, translating into MAGDPFLSDPSRKRKRSRTTSTTSSSSLAAQSSKRNKSRSSTPQASTVSNIDEEISSASDDDSETESIGGDHDEDGQNGAEGDLSSDEEFFEESAADKRRRLAKQYLENLKNEELRGDGDEEDGGDYDAQDLDNEILARRLQKDVAESKGYVYKFFGSQISQQLDDDRAVKLVTTRIGSKNVTSMASHYPYLYTVSKDCEIIKWNISSENYKPQRVKHTKGGAKFFNLDKTNPGANHHWEQINCIAASPDGKYIVTGGADSRLIIWSSENLACLKVLETRSAVNSIVFRRNSDQLFAACADLRLRTYSINQFVQLEVLYGHQDNVADVSALARETCVSVGSRDKTAMFWKVAEETRLTFRGGDYTQEGKKHKKKKSLQNGDANDNGVIDSEDQPFHNEGSIDVVSMIDESHFVTGSDNGNVALWSLAKKKAQTTKRLAHGLQEQFKPQEASAETETELAARQIPEQQPFWITAIYAPAYSDVFFTGSFDGAVKIWQLDETLRSFKLIGEIENLKGHVVSIDSVEIPEKKQLKVFVLLSKEHKFGRWFGKIPGGRNALVSFTFDV; encoded by the coding sequence ATGGCAGGAGATCCATTTTTATCAGACCCatcaaggaaaagaaaacgttCGAGAACTACTAGTACcacttcctcttcttctttagcTGCACAGAGTTCGAAAAGGAACAAGTCGAGGTCATCTACTCCACAAGCATCCACTGTATCCAACATTGATGAAGAGATTTCTAGTGCcagtgatgatgattcaGAGACCGAGCTGATAGGCGGAGACCATGACGAAGACGGACAAAATGGTGCAGAAGGAGATCTTTCTTCAGATGAAGAATTTTTTGAAGAGAGCGCAGCAGATAAACGAAGAAGATTAGCCAAGCAGTATCTTgagaatttaaaaaatgaagagcTTCGAGGTGATggagatgaagaagatggcGGCGATTATGATGCGCAGGATTTGGACAATGAAATTTTGGCAAGGCGATTACAGAAAGATGTCGCAGAAAGCAAAGGTTATGTTTACAAATTCTTTGGTTCACAAATTTCACAGCAATTGGATGATGACCGAGCTGTTAAACTCGTAACCACTAGGATAGGCTCGAAAAATGTGACCAGTATGGCACTGCATTACCCATATCTTTACACAGTTTCCAAGGATTGTGAAATAATTAAATGGAATATAAGTCTGGAGAACTACAAACCACAAAGAGTTAAGCATACCAAAGGCGGAGCCAAGTTTTTTAATCTAGATAAGACGAACCCAGGGGCCAACCATCATTGGGAACAAATCAATTGCATTGCTGCTTCGCCAGATGGCAAGTATATTGTCACTGGAGGTGCAGATTCACGTTTGATCATTTGGTCAAGCGAAAACTTGGCATGTTTAAAAGTGTTGGAAACACGATCTGCGGTGAACTCCATTGTGTTTAGACGAAACAGCGACCAGCTATTTGCTGCTTGCGCGGATTTGCGATTGAGAACATATTCCATCAATCAATTTGTACAGCTCGAAGTTCTTTATGGACACCAAGACAACGTGGCTGATGTTTCCGCGTTGGCGAGGGAAACATGCGTGTCGGTGGGAAGTAGAGATAAGACGGCAATGTTTTGGAAAGTTGCTGAGGAAACAAGGTTAACTTTTAGAGGAGGTGATTACAcacaagaaggaaagaaacataaaaagaaaaagagtttgCAAAATGGTGATGCAAACGATAATGGAGTTATCGACTCAGAAGATCAACCATTCCATAATGAAGGATCCATTGATGTTGTTAGCATGATTGATGAATCACACTTTGTCACAGGTTCAGATAACGGGAATGTGGCATTGTGGTCTTTGGCCAAGAAAAAAGCACAAACGACAAAGAGACTAGCCCATGGGTTGCAAGAACAATTTAAACCCCAAGAAGCCAGTGCCGAGACTGAAACCGAGCTTGCTGCACGACAAATTCCCGAGCAACAACCATTCTGGATTACTGCAATCTATGCTCCTGCGTATAGTGACGTGTTCTTTACTGGATCTTTTGATGGTGCCGTGAAAATATGGCAATTGGACGAAACACTTCGTTCATTCAAACTAATTGGCGAAATCGAAAATTTAAAGGGACATGTGGTAAGTATAGATAGTGTTGAGATTCCCGAGAAGAAGCAGTTGAAAGTGTTTGTGCTTTTGAGTAAGGAACACAAGTTTGGTAGATGGTTTGGAAAGATACCTGGTGGTAGAAATGCATTGGTTAGCTTTACTTTTGatgtataa